From one Nothobranchius furzeri strain GRZ-AD chromosome 2, NfurGRZ-RIMD1, whole genome shotgun sequence genomic stretch:
- the LOC107397208 gene encoding D(1) dopamine receptor-like, with amino-acid sequence MDPVNFTTVIDNDFLDEMPSSRILTGCFLSLLILTTLLGNTLVCAAVTKFRHLRSKVTNFFVISLAVSDLLVAVLVMPWKAVTEITGFWPFGSFCDTWVAFDIMCSTASILNLCVISLDRYWAISSPFRYERKMTPRVAYVMISVAWTLSVLISFIPVQLNWHKAQTKSYKALSESLLGPNASSHHIPENCDSSLNRTYAISTSLISFYIPVAIMVATYTQIYRIAHRQIRRISALERAAESAKVRHNSMGRGSSIAESETSFKITFRRETKVLKTLSVIMGVFVCCWLPFFILNCMVPFCEQPSGGEAFPCISPTTFDVFVWFGWANSSLNPIIYAFNADFRKAFSILLGCHRLHPGGHNIETPSLNKK; translated from the coding sequence ATGGATCCGGTGAACTTCACGACCGTCATCGACAATGACTTTCTGGATGAGATGCCATCGAGCCGTATTCTGACCGGCTGTTTCCTGTCTTTGCTCATCCTCACCACTTTGCTGGGAAACACGCTGGTATGTGCGGCTGTCACCAAGTTCCGGCACCTGCGCTCCAAAGTCACCAACTTTTTTGTGATCTCTTTGGCCGTGAGCGATCTCTTGGTGGCTGTTTTGGTGATGCCATGGAAGGCAGTGACAGAGATCACTGGGTTTTGGCCATTTGGCTCCTTCTGTGACACCTGGGTAGCTTTTGACATTATGTGCTCTACAGCGTCCATTTTGAACCTTTGTGTGATAAGCTTGGACCGCTACTGGGCCATCTCCAGCCCCTTTCGCTATGAAAGGAAGATGACACCCAGAGTGGCTTATGTGATGATCAGCGTGGCCTGGACGTTATCCGTCCTCATTTCCTTCATCCCCGTGCAGCTCAACTGGCACAAAGCCCAGACTAAGTCTTACAAGGCTCTCTCTGAGTCATTACTGGGGCCAAACGCATCATCCCACCATATTCCAGAGAACTGTGACTCCAGCCTGAACAGGACCTACGCTATCTCCACCTCTCTCATAAGCTTCTACATTCCTGTAGCCATCATGGTTGCCACGTACACCCAGATCTATCGCATTGCTCACAGACAGATCAGGAGGATTTCTGCTCTGGAGCGTGCTGCTGAGAGCGCCAAAGTCAGACACAACAGCATGGGCAGAGGCTCCAGCATCGCAGAGTCAGAGACCTCCTTCAAAATCACATTCAGGAGGGAGACCAAGGTGCTGAAGACTCTGTCTGTGATCATGGGAGTGTTTGTGTGCTGCTGGCTGCCCTTTTTCATCCTGAACTGTATGGTCCCCTTCTGCGAGCAGCCGAGCGGAGGTGAGGCTTTCCCCTGCATCAGCCCCACCACCTTCGACGTGTTTGTGTGGTTCGGCTGGGCAAATTCCTCCCTCAACCCCATCATCTATGCCTTCAACGCTGATTTCCGCAAGGCCTTCTCCATCCTGCTGGGCTGCCACAGACTGCATCCAGGAGGCCACAACATAGAGACGCCCAGTCTAAACAAGAAATGA